The following proteins come from a genomic window of Streptomyces sp. GS7:
- a CDS encoding ABC transporter permease, translating into MIQYVGRRLLSAIGVLIAVAAITFVIFYVLPSDPAAAACGKSCSTERLAAIRAHMGLDQPLWRQFTDFVAGIFTGRSMGSGQYTLHCHFPCLGYSYENSEDVWDLMTDRLPVSASLAFGAAVIWLVLGLSAGVVAALRKDTLTDRALMVGAVAAASLPVYFTSMMLIYGVIRIAGLLPYPGYVPFGDDPLHWASNLILPWVALAILYAAMYARQSRSSMIETMAEPYIRTARAKGLPYRTVVVKHGLRAGMTPILTIFGMDLGGLLAGAVITESIFGLPGIGRLFYGALSSGDQPVILGVTLLAATFIVIANLAVDLLYAVVDPRVRY; encoded by the coding sequence GTCCGACCCGGCGGCCGCGGCCTGCGGCAAGTCGTGCAGCACCGAACGACTGGCGGCGATCCGTGCGCACATGGGTCTCGACCAGCCGCTGTGGCGACAGTTCACCGACTTCGTCGCCGGCATCTTCACCGGCCGCTCCATGGGCAGCGGACAGTACACGCTGCACTGCCACTTCCCGTGCCTGGGCTACTCCTACGAGAACAGCGAGGATGTCTGGGATCTCATGACGGACCGTCTGCCGGTCTCCGCCTCACTGGCTTTCGGCGCCGCCGTGATCTGGCTGGTCCTCGGGCTGTCGGCAGGGGTCGTCGCGGCCCTGCGCAAGGACACCCTCACGGATCGCGCTCTCATGGTCGGTGCCGTGGCCGCCGCCTCGCTGCCGGTCTACTTCACCTCGATGATGCTGATCTACGGCGTGATCCGGATCGCCGGCCTGCTGCCCTATCCGGGGTATGTGCCCTTCGGCGACGACCCGTTGCACTGGGCGTCGAACCTGATACTGCCCTGGGTGGCCCTGGCCATCCTGTACGCGGCGATGTATGCGCGGCAGAGCCGCAGTTCGATGATCGAGACGATGGCGGAACCCTACATCCGCACCGCCCGCGCCAAGGGCCTGCCGTACCGGACCGTCGTGGTGAAACACGGCCTACGGGCAGGTATGACCCCCATCTTGACCATTTTCGGCATGGACCTGGGCGGGCTCCTCGCCGGCGCGGTGATCACCGAGTCCATCTTCGGGCTCCCCGGCATCGGACGGCTCTTCTACGGTGCGCTCTCCAGCGGCGACCAGCCGGTGATCCTCGGAGTGACGCTCCTGGCGGCCACCTTCATCGTCATCGCCAACCTGGCCGTCGACCTGCTCTATGCCGTCGTGGACCCGCGAGTGAGGTACTGA